Genomic segment of Terriglobia bacterium:
TAACGGCTGAGCTTGCCACTACTGCTCCGTAAATCCACGGAATCCCCAGTTTGACGGACACGTCGTTCAACAGGTAGCGGGTTTCAAAGTTATCGGTGCCATCCAGAATGACGTCAAATCCTCGCACCATACCCTCGATGTTCCGGCTGGTGGCGTCAGCGACCACGCCCTCCGTCCGGATGTCGGAATTGATCTGTTTCAGCTTGCGTTCCGCGGCAATGGCTTTGGGTAGACTTGCGCGTGCATCGTTCTCATCAAACAGAGACTGGCGTTGCAAGTTGCTCTCTTCAACGTAATCGCGGTCTACGATGCGCACAACGCCAACCCCCGCCCGAACTAAGGCATTGGCCTGGCCCGTTCCGAGCGCGCCGCAACCAATGATCACGGCTTTGGCTGCCAGCAGCCTCTTCTGTCCCGCTTCCCCAACGGGATTGAACAGGACCTGCCGGGAATATTTGTCACCGTTCATGGTCTTTGAACTATTCCTTTCAATTATAACCTTTGGGCCCGATGGGCTGAAAATACCCCTCGACGCAGGCCCGTTAGGCGTTCATGATAGTAATCAGGATGCCTGCGCGAGAACTTGTGCCTCAAATATCCATGAGCAACACCGATTTTGAATCCGAGCGCCGCGCCATGATCGAATGGCAACTGCGCCGCCGGGGAATTCACGATGAGCGTGTTCTGCAGGCCATGCAAGAAGTGCCCCGCCATGCGTTTGTGCCTCTGCCATTTCAGCAGGCTGCTTATGAGGACCGCCCCATCGTGATCGGGGAGGCACAGACGATTTCGCAGCCCTACATGGTGGCAGCGATGACGGAGGCTGCGCAGCTCAATCCCGGAGAGAAGGTGCTTGAAATCGGGACAGGCTCCGGTTACCAGGCTGCCATTCTGGCGCACCTGGGGGCCGAGGTGATTACCCTGGAGCGCATTCGCAGCCTGGCTGATTCGGCATGGCAGCGCCTGCGAGACCTGGGGTATCTCAACGTGCGGGTCATACCCGAGGACGGGAGCGTGGGCTACCCGGAGGGAGCGCCTTACGCAGCCATTATCGTGACCGCTGCCGCACCGGCGGTTCCCCAGGTGCTTATCAGCCACCTGGCCGAGGGAGGCCGGCTGGTGATTCCCGTTGGAACGCTGCAATTGCAGACACTTCAGGTGATTTCAAAACATGCCGATAAACTACTTGTTCGGGACCTCGATCCCTGCCAGTTTGTACCGCTGGTGGGCAAGCAGGCCTGGCCGGAAAGTATGGCCTAGCGGCAGCGGCCGTTCTGGCGCGCAGTCTCGAAGGCATCGGCGTGGACGCGATTCGGAGCGATTGAATCTGGATTTCCATTGTGAACTGCATAGCAGACGGACTTTAGCCTGCCCCTATGTCTGATCCGTACCTGAGCATTGTGGTTCCCGCTTACAATGAGGCGTTGCGGGTAGGGAAGACCCTTGCCGAAGTGCAAGAATACTGCTCGGCACTGCCCTTCGAAGTCGAGGTGGTGCTGGTGGACGACGGCTCGCGCGACGGTACGTGGGACCTCTTCAGACAGTTTCAAACCCTTCGGCCGGGGACCCGTGTGCTTCGCAATGAGACCAACCGGGGCAAAGGATTCAGCGTCCGGCGTGGCGTGCTGGAATCGCGCGGCAGGCTTGTGCTGTTCACCGATGCCGATCTCTCGGCGCCAATCAAAGAAGCAGACAAACTCCTTGCCGCGCTTGAATCTCAAACGGCCGATGCCGCCATAGGTTCGCGCGCCCTTGACCGGAGCCTGGTCGGGGTCCACCAGCCGTGGCGCCGCGAATATGCCGGCCGGTTCTTCAACGTGCTTGTGCGGCTGTTTACCGGCCTGAAGATCCACGACACGCAGTGCGGCCTGAAGCTCTTCCGCAGGGACACGACACGGCGGGCTTTTGAATTGCAACGGGTCGAGCGGTTCGGTTTTGACCCCGAGGTCCTTTTCCTCATTCAGCGCTTTGGCGGGAAGATCGTCGAGGTCCCCGTTCGCTGGAATGATAATCCCGCCACCAAGGTCCATTTTCTTCGTGATTCCGCCCTCATGTTTCTCGATTTGATCGTTCTTCGCTGGCGGGCCTGGGCCGGCTGGAATTCCCCCTGATATTTTCCTTGATCAACTTAGATTTTTTCTTGACTCAGCCGCGAGAGCCTCTTAGTATCAAATTACGCTAGAAAGGAGGTGATCCATGCAAATTGAAAGTAACTGTAGCGAGGGTGCTGAGGCTTAGGCGCTCGCTAGTGCTTGTTTGTAGGACCTCTCACTAGCTAAGAGAGGATGAAAGGCACGGCGCAGTCAGCGCCAGTTCCCAAAAGTATCTGGGAGGCCAATCTCAATCAGTATCCGGCCCCTGGTCTTGTCAGCGAAACAAGGCCAGGGGTTTTGTTATTTCCGCGGGAGTTTTGCCTTCGGCGGGACTTATGGCGAAGCCGCCAGCCGAAATGTGGCACGGGCGTCTCGCCCGTGCTTCGGTCAAAAAACACGGCCAGGCCCGCCCTGAGCGAAGCGAAGCGGATGGCCGTGCCACCAAATGGGAAGCAAACCGAGTCACTACTCCAGCCCGTCATTGTTCCCAGACCTGAGCTAAAATTAGATAAGGGGAGCAGGAGAATCAAGCCCTGAGGCCGCCATGACTCTCGTACAGGAAATGGCCGAATTTGTTGCTGCATCCGCCTTCGAGGACATGAC
This window contains:
- a CDS encoding dolichyl-phosphate beta-glucosyltransferase, which encodes MSDPYLSIVVPAYNEALRVGKTLAEVQEYCSALPFEVEVVLVDDGSRDGTWDLFRQFQTLRPGTRVLRNETNRGKGFSVRRGVLESRGRLVLFTDADLSAPIKEADKLLAALESQTADAAIGSRALDRSLVGVHQPWRREYAGRFFNVLVRLFTGLKIHDTQCGLKLFRRDTTRRAFELQRVERFGFDPEVLFLIQRFGGKIVEVPVRWNDNPATKVHFLRDSALMFLDLIVLRWRAWAGWNSP
- a CDS encoding protein-L-isoaspartate(D-aspartate) O-methyltransferase, whose translation is MSNTDFESERRAMIEWQLRRRGIHDERVLQAMQEVPRHAFVPLPFQQAAYEDRPIVIGEAQTISQPYMVAAMTEAAQLNPGEKVLEIGTGSGYQAAILAHLGAEVITLERIRSLADSAWQRLRDLGYLNVRVIPEDGSVGYPEGAPYAAIIVTAAAPAVPQVLISHLAEGGRLVIPVGTLQLQTLQVISKHADKLLVRDLDPCQFVPLVGKQAWPESMA